ATTCCGGCGGAACGGTTCGCGATGGCCGTCTGGCTGGGCGCCCGCGTGGTGCCCAGCCGTGAGCTGGTACGCCTGCTCCGCGGGGCCGACCTCCGCCGCCCGAAACATCTGTTCCGCCCCGCGCCACCACCCCTCACCCCGGTCGATCATGCAGTTGTGGTGCCTGGAGTGACCAGCTAGGCCCCATTCGTCCCCCACCACAACTGCATGATCGCCGGGAGCCGGAGTAGCGCCGAGAGCCGGGGCGGGGGTTATGGGGTGGGGGTCAGGGTGGTGAGCTCTCTGGTCAGGTTGGCGCGGGCGGCGGTCTCCCACCGGCGGGCCAGCGGCGGAAGGCGGAACAGGGCGGGCAGGGCGAGCAGCCCGACGAGCACCCGTGCCCGGCCGGCGCGGAAGTCCGGCTCCGGCACGTGCGAGTACTCCCGCCGCACCGCGGCCGCGTAGCGGTCGTACACCGGTGGCGGCGCGGCCAGCACGGCGAGGTCGGCGTCGCAGAGCAGCGCGCCGTCGACGTCGCCCGGCGCGACGGCGTGCCCGGCGGTGAGCAGCACCAGCCGGCGGACCTCGGCCACCGCGTCGGCCGGCACCCCGAGCCCGGTGAGCAGCAGCCCCGCCAGGTCGGCGCTGTCCCGCTCGTTGGCGTCGCCGGCCGCCCGCGGGTCGTAGACGGCGTCGTGGCACCAGGCGGCCAGCCGGACGAGGTCCGGGCGACCGGCCGACCCGGCGTACGCGTCGACGACGTCGAGCACGGAGGTCAGATGCTCGACCGTGTGGTAGTGCCGGTGCGGCTCCCGCCACCGGTCCAGCATCTGCTGCCCGGCGTCGGTCAGCCCGGCCACGTCGGTGGCGCCGGCCGCCCGGGCCGCCGCCCGCCACCGGTCGAGGAGGTCGGTCACCCGGAAAGTGTGCCGCACCGCCGCGGAGTGTCGGGTAACCGCAGGATTCACGCGGCCCGGCGTGGGTAGTACCGGCCATGGCCGAGGCTCGGGGGAGCAGACGACAGTCACTCATGCAGCGGGTCGGCCTGGGCGAGACGCTGACCGACATCGACAGCGCCCGGATCGCGGAGGCGATGGAGGAGCTTCGCCACCGGGGCAAGGCGACCTTCCACGACCGGCTGCACCGGGTGCGGATGGCGGGCGGCCTGGCGGTGCAGGCCGGCCTCGCGGCCGCGCTCTCCTATCTGGTGTCGCACCGGCTGCTCGGGAACCCGCAGCCGGTGTTCGCGCCGATCTCGGCGGTCGGCACCCTGGCGGCCTCGGTCGGCCAGCGGTTCCGCCGCACCGTGGAGCTGATCGTCGGGGTGGCGATCGGGGTGGCGATCGGCGACGGGATCATCTACGTGCTGGACACCGGGGCCTGGCAACTGGGCCTGGTGGTGACGGTGGCCATCCTGTCGACGATCTTCGCCGGGGCGAGCGTCGCGATCGTCATCCAGGCGGCGGCCACGGCGGTGCTGATCGTGACCCTGAGCCCGTCCACGCAGAACCTGGAGATACCGCGGTTCGTCGACGCCTTCGTCGGCGGTGGGGTCGCGCTCCTGGTGACCGCGATCCTGCTGCCACTGAACCCGCGACGGGTGATCAACCGGGCCGCCCGGCCGGCGCTCGACCTGCTCGCCTCCCAGCTCGACCTGGCCGCCGACGGGCTGCGCCGACGGGACCGCACCGCCACCCAGCGGGCCCTCGACCGGCTCCGCAACAACAAGCAGGAGCTGGCCACCCTCGGTGAGGCGATCGAGGGGGCCAAGGAGACCGCGATTCTCTCGCCGGCCCGCTGGCACCGCCGCGACGAGCTGACCCACTACGCGGAGGCGGCCGATCCGATCGACCGGGCGATGCGGAACAGCGGCACCCTCATCCGCCGGTCGGTCACCCTCATCGAGGACGAGGAGCCGGTCCCGGATCCGATGCCGGACGCGATCGAGCACCTGGCCGAGTCGGTCCGCCTGATGAAGCACGAGTTCGCCGTCGGCGAGGAGCCGCAGAAGGCCCGCGAGCGGTCACTCCGCGCGGTCAGCGAGGCCGGCCGGGCGTACGCCCAGGGGGTCGGCTTCTCCGGCAGTGTGGTGATCGCCCAGGTGCGTACGACGGCGAGCGATCTCCTGGTCGCGACCGGTATCGAGCAGGAGGAGGCCAACCGGCTCGTCCGGAACTCCTTCGGCGACCAGGAGGGGCCGCAGGGCACCGGGCCCGAACCGGACGGGGGCGGGCCGAAGGCGCCGGTCGCCCCGCCCATCGGCTGAGCCCCGGTCCGTCCCCGCGGCGGCCGTCAACGGCGAGCGGCGAGCGCCGCCACCAGCCGGTCGACGTGCTCCTCGGTGCTGCCCAGACCGATGCTGGCCCGCAGCGCCGTCGGCGGCAGGTCCCGCCGGCCACTCCGCGCCGCCGCCTCGCCGAGCAGCCGCCGGGCGAGCGGGTGGGCGCAGAACAGACCGTCGCGTACGCCGATGGACCGCGCGGCCAGCTCGGCGGCGACGTCGGCGGAGTCCCGCCCGGCGACGACGAACGAGACGATGCCCACCCGGGGCGCCTCCGGCCCGAAGGTGCGCAGCTCGACGACGTGCGGCAGGGCGCCCAGACCGTCGCGCAGCCGGGCCAGCAGCCGCTGCTCCCGGTCGTGCAGCGCGTCCCGGTCGGCGGCGGCGAGGGCGTCACAGACGGCGGCCAACGCCACCGCGCCGAGCAGGTTGGGCGTGCCCCCCTCGTGCCGGGCCGGCCCGGCGGTCCAGGTGACGTCATGGGTGGCCGCGCCGACCCGGGCGGTGGCACCGCCCCCGGCCAGGTACGGCGGCGCCGCGTCCAACCAGTCCGCCCGCCCGATCAGCACCCCGGCGCCGAACGGGGCGTAGAGCTTGTGCCCCGACACGGCCACGTAGTCGACGTCCAGCGCGAGCAGGTCCACCGGAACGTGCGGGGCGAGCTGCGCGGCGTCCAGGGCGATCCGGGCGCGGTGCCGGTGCGCCACCCGGGCCAGGTCGGCCACCGGCCACAGCTCACCCGTGACGTTGCTCGCCCCGGTGACC
This genomic stretch from Micromonospora krabiensis harbors:
- a CDS encoding HD domain-containing protein — its product is MTDLLDRWRAAARAAGATDVAGLTDAGQQMLDRWREPHRHYHTVEHLTSVLDVVDAYAGSAGRPDLVRLAAWCHDAVYDPRAAGDANERDSADLAGLLLTGLGVPADAVAEVRRLVLLTAGHAVAPGDVDGALLCDADLAVLAAPPPVYDRYAAAVRREYSHVPEPDFRAGRARVLVGLLALPALFRLPPLARRWETAARANLTRELTTLTPTP
- a CDS encoding FUSC family protein yields the protein MQRVGLGETLTDIDSARIAEAMEELRHRGKATFHDRLHRVRMAGGLAVQAGLAAALSYLVSHRLLGNPQPVFAPISAVGTLAASVGQRFRRTVELIVGVAIGVAIGDGIIYVLDTGAWQLGLVVTVAILSTIFAGASVAIVIQAAATAVLIVTLSPSTQNLEIPRFVDAFVGGGVALLVTAILLPLNPRRVINRAARPALDLLASQLDLAADGLRRRDRTATQRALDRLRNNKQELATLGEAIEGAKETAILSPARWHRRDELTHYAEAADPIDRAMRNSGTLIRRSVTLIEDEEPVPDPMPDAIEHLAESVRLMKHEFAVGEEPQKARERSLRAVSEAGRAYAQGVGFSGSVVIAQVRTTASDLLVATGIEQEEANRLVRNSFGDQEGPQGTGPEPDGGGPKAPVAPPIG
- a CDS encoding aminotransferase class V-fold PLP-dependent enzyme — its product is MTVTLVPAPVVGSDPASAGSLDVLGVPGEINLDYAATAPCARVAADAVTALLPWYASVHRGAGALSRRCTLAYERARQTVGDFFGARADDHVIFTRNTTDALNLLGRALPAGTTVVTFAGEHHANLLPWPRGSVRLPVPADAAEAVRALDAALGELRRAANPGLPVLVAVTGASNVTGELWPVADLARVAHRHRARIALDAAQLAPHVPVDLLALDVDYVAVSGHKLYAPFGAGVLIGRADWLDAAPPYLAGGGATARVGAATHDVTWTAGPARHEGGTPNLLGAVALAAVCDALAAADRDALHDREQRLLARLRDGLGALPHVVELRTFGPEAPRVGIVSFVVAGRDSADVAAELAARSIGVRDGLFCAHPLARRLLGEAAARSGRRDLPPTALRASIGLGSTEEHVDRLVAALAARR